From the Manihot esculenta cultivar AM560-2 chromosome 3, M.esculenta_v8, whole genome shotgun sequence genome, one window contains:
- the LOC110612073 gene encoding uncharacterized protein LOC110612073 gives MGRDGKVEVINSKGCSRLFVGLSASIPSFRGLQSFEPMSTVTSSAGSESVLFRSNGPFAGLVICVTGLSKEARKQVMEATERLGGQYSSNLHPQCTHLVVQSFGGRKFEHAVKHGSKNGLFVVTLGWFVDSVKRNVRLGESLYSVKSVGENDVRLDDLNRLVGFSGTENSCLPSGFNDPKKFEMIERLHKKSSGRSSGRSIEAIFSGNSLYVDSDISDELRNKVYEAARGEDAMFLDQWFVGCTASHVVCEGASIQRYLGHSNNLVTPLWVLKTAKEKHVQRLVYMSADLARQVGMMLGNFQNGIAGQEINGGNAPQDVQNLRSKTSHGGRQQIVNFAKSLVRSRRGRRMQTCQTPIRPITPSSLLDSICWSISEPTSTASIYTDSLSCDDVSEHHTSVFFDAKGDTKDSEASFANLTRPLTESEKNELIFKNHFLTILFPIDRFSEMGPSSKTFFSENGFTCLQVLDHVYAFYQENMSASEIEVAIHTDSRHADRLRTVYSSKETAELGYVIFRRIDFLGSRKSFEMLKRVAGDNNSNVYELLIRA, from the exons ATGGGCAGAGATGGTAAAGTGGAAGTGATCAACAGCAAGGGTTGCTCAAGGCTGTTTGTGGGACTTTCAGCTTCAATCCCTtcttttagaggtttgcaaTCTTTCGAGCCAATGTCTACTGTCACATCCTCCGCTGGGTCTGAATCAGTTTTGTTTCGATCAAACGGTCCTTTTGCTGGTCTTGTTATATGTGTCACAGGTCTATCTAAAG AAGCAAGGAAGCAAGTAATGGAAGCAACAGAGAGATTAGGTGGTCAGTACAGCTCCAATTTGCATCCTCAATGTACCCACTTGGTTGTCCAG AGCTTTGGTGGACGCAAGTTCGAGCATGCTGTGAAGCATGGATCAAAAAATGGTCTCTTTGTTGTTACACTTGGATGGTTTGTGGACAGTGTCAAAAGGAATG TGAGGCTGGGTGAATCTCTCTACAGTGTGAAGAGCGTTGGAGAAAATGATGTGCGCTTGGATGACTTAAATCGACTTGTTGGTTTCAGTGGCACTGAAAATTCCTGTCTTCCATCTGGTTTTAATGATCCCAAGAAATTTGAAATGATTGAACGACTGCATAAAAAATCATCTGGAAGAAGTTCTGGTCGAAGTATTGAAGCAATTTTTTCTGGTAATTCCTTGTATGTTGATTCAGACATTTCAGATGAACTGCGGAATAAG GTTTATGAAGCAGCTAGAGGAGAAGATGCTATGTTTTTGGACCAATGGTTTGTTGGTTGCACGGCAAGTCATGTAGTATGTGAAGGGGCCTCTATCCAAAGATATCTTGGCCACTCTAACAACCTTGTGACT CCACTTTGGGTTCTAAAAACAGCAAAGGAGAAACATGTCCAGAGGCTTGTTTATATGTCTGCTGATCTAGCCAGGCAGGTTGGGATGATGCTTGGAAATTTTCAAAATGGCATTGCGGGGCAG GAAATAAATGGCGGAAATGCCCCTCAAGATGTTCAGAATTTGAGGAGTAAAACAAGCCATGGAGGAAGGCAACAGATTGTGAATTTTGCTAAAAGCTTGGTTAGAAGTCGTCGCGGTCGTCGAATGCAG ACCTGTCAAACTCCGATTCGTCCAATAACCCCGAGCAGCCTTCTGGATTCAATCTGCTGGTCAATATCTGAGCCAACCTCAACTGCTTCTATTTACACAGACTCTTTAAGTTGTGATGATGTTAGTGAACATCATACATCTGTGTTCTTTGATGCAAAGGGGGACACCAAGGATTCAGAAGCTTCCTTTGCAAACCTAACACGACCGCTTACAGAAAG TGAGAAAAATGAGTTGATATTTAAGAACCACTTTCTGACCATTCTCTTTCCCATTGACCGGTTTTCTGAAATGGGACCTTCTTCAAAAACCTTTTTCAGTGAAAATGGTTTCACATGTTTGCAGGTGTTGGATCATGTATATGCATTTTATCAG GAGAATATGTCAGCTTCAGAAATAGAAGTTGCAATTCACACTGATTCAAGGCATGCTGATCGGCTCCGAACCGTATATTCGAGTAAAGAAACAGCCGAGCTTGGTTACGTGATTTTCAGACGAATCGACTTCTTAGGTAGCAGGAAGAGTTTTGAGATGTTAAAGCGTGTTGCTGGGGACAACAACAGTAATGTGTATGAACTCTTGATCAGAGCATAA
- the LOC110611165 gene encoding pentatricopeptide repeat-containing protein At4g33170: MSLSKKGSQTNNIKLNIPNKATALNPNAAEFVPFFLRSSSSPSGSMLNTIANTAIFPASGTMGKAVLDRSESSISNASDDETHQLWHHQLPDDITPDFNIMGKDDPQAPGGISLAGLSLHDTSEETKFPVSLGSGYALPEQQEQSPRHINGSFSEKMRFDASSHGAHPTATSYFNLPSKPWDKQIIKSDQLLVLGDGREVHPYNGISRPRFMNDVLGERQLAIVDDTDMNPVEFLASQFPGFAAESLAEAYFANGCDLNLTTEMLTQLELQVDGGFNQNMKSKTFSASNPSALDFPAPPIQNGPSKYAGDGLQQSGNPYGSSDKDNIPLFKSSSSITSGGGAVDFASAVRKLASQDFGIWKYDRNDSADSAVGPSRTSHVLARSYSSGNGRGIYTDRVRNHGSSNAVPAWLETGAAVANMYSELREEARDHAQLRNACLEQARHAYLIGNKALAKELSVKGQLHNIHMKAAHGKAQETVYRLRNPVGPETQTEGWGHERIIDLHGLHDSEAIYVLKHEVSVLRSTARAAEQPLQVYIHVGTGHHTRGSRTSARLPITVQQYLLEEEGLDYTEPQPGLLRVVIYFCSFFAQEMLLLLGSILIPLSIFCTSAKSPTSSCLFICFRSRFSALLDPNSLPPSPSQCFSLLRTAVSTSNLPLGKCIHAGIITSGQTSDRFLVNNLITMYSKCGSLTSARRLFDRTLDRDLVTWNSILAAYAQSADSHFDHVTEGFRLFRLLRWCYIYTSKMTLAPLLKLSLLSGYICASEAVHGYAVKIGLEWDVFVSGALVNIYSKFGLVREAIAIFERMQERDVVLWNVMLKAYVESSMEEEALALFSEFHRSGLRPDDATVFCVINGISDICSHTGKKYMEQIQAYATKLLFYDDNNPNVVMWNKKLSEYLQAGEYWDAVSCFIHMIRSYVTYDNVTLVVVLAAAAGTDNLRLGQQIHGMVLRSGFDSVVSVANSVINMYSKLGFVSFAKKVFTGMNELDLISWNSMISCFAQNNLEQESVNLLIGLLRDGLLPNHFTLASLLRACSSIAEGLYLCKQIHVYAIKTCTIADTFVSTALIDVYSRSGLMAEAEFLFKNKNEFDLVTWNTMMSGYITSNDIHKALELFALMHKRGESSDEITLATAAKACGCLERLEQGKQVHAHAIKLGLDSELFVSSSILDTYIKCGDMENAHLLFNDIPKPDDVAWTTMISGCVENGDEKRVFSIYHQMRLSGVLPDEYTFASLIKASSCLTALEQGRQIHANVIKLNCASDTFVGTSLIDMYAKCGNIEDAYCFFKRMNVRDNVLWNAMLVGLAQHGHGREALHLFQVMKSQGIQPDRVTFIGVLSACSLCGFVSEAYGHFCSMRKDYGIHPEIEHYAYLVDALGRAGHVQEAEKLILSMPFEASASMYRALLGACHVQGDMEAGKRLATKLMALEPSDSATYVLLSNIYAAAKQWDGASNARRIMQRKNVKKDPGFSWIDVKNRVHLCVVDDGYHSDS, encoded by the exons ATGAGCTTGTCGAAGAAAGGGTCTCAAACCAACAACATCAAGCTGAATATTCCAAACAAGGCAACGGCATTGAACCCTAATGCAGCTGAATTTGTTCCCTTTTTCCTCAGATCATCATCTTCACCATCTGGAAGTATGTTAAACACGATAGCTAATACAGCAATATTTCCTGCTTCTGGTACCATGGGGAAAGCAGTGCTTGACCGATCGGAGTCATCCATTTCGAATGCTTCTGATGATGAGACCCATCAATTATGGCACCACCAGCTCCCTGATGATATCACCCCTGACTTTAACATCATGGGCAAAGATGATCCCCAAGCACCTGGAGGGATCTCTTTAGCTGGCTTGTCTTTACATGATACAAGCGAAGAGACGAAGTTCCCTGTTTCTTTAGGCAGTGGATATGCATTGCCTGAGCAACAAGAACAATCTCCACGGCATATAAATGGTAGCTTCAGTGAAAAGATGAGATTTGATGCTAGTTCTCATGGAGCACATCCAACTGCAACTAGTTATTTCAATTTGCCTTCTAAGCCCTGGGACAAGCAAATCATTAAAAGTGATCAGCTTCTAGTTCTTGGCGATGGTAGGGAGGTACACCCTTACAATGGGATTTCAAGACCCAGATTCATGAATGATGTGTTAGGCGAGCGGCAGCTTGCAATAGTTGATGATACTGATATGAACCCTGTGGAGTTTTTGGCTTCCCAATTCCCCGGGTTTGCTGCTGAAAGCCTAGCAGAAGCTTATTTTGCTAATGGATGTGACTTAAATCTCACTACTGAGATGCTTACTCAATTAGAG CTTCAAGTTGATGGTGGCTTCAATCAGAATATGAAGTCAAAGACATTTTCAGCTTCCAATCCAAGTGCCCTGGACTTTCCTGCACCTCCTATTCAGAATGGTCCTTCAAAATATGCTGGAGATGGTCTTCAGCAAAGTGGCAATCCTTATGGATCTTCTGATAAGGATAACATACCTTTATTCAAGTCCAGTTCTTCAATCACGTCTGGAGGTGGTGCCGTGGATTTTGCTTCAGCTGTCAGGAAGTTGGCGTCTCAGGATTTTGGCATATGGAAGTACGACAGAAATGATTCTGCTGATTCTGCTGTTGGCCCAAGCAGAACTTCCCATGTTTTAGCTAGGTCATATAGTAGTGGGAATGGAAGAGGCATTTACACAGATAGGGTGCGAAATCATGGTTCATCTAATGCAGTTCCTGCCTGGCTTGAAACTGGAGCAGCAGTGG CAAATATGTATTCTGAGTTGCGTGAAGAAGCTCGTGATCATGCGCAATTACGGAACGCCTGCTTGGAACag GCACGACATGCTTACCTCATTGGAAATAAGGCTCTAGCCAAGGAATTGAGTGTGAAGGGGCAGCTGCACAATATACATATGAAAGCAGCTCATGGGAAGGCACAGGAAACTGTTTATCGCCTGAG GAACCCAGTTGGTCCAGAGACGCAGACAGAGGGGTGGGGACATGAGCGGATAATAGACCTCCATGGCCTGCATGACAGTGAAGCCATTTATGTTCTAAAGCATGAAGTAAGTGTTCTGAGGAGCACAGCCCGGGCAGCGGAGCAGCCTTTGCAGGTTTATATCCATGTTGGAACGGGCCATCACACTAGGGGTTCTCGCACTTCAGCAAGACTTCCAATTACCGTACAACAATACCTGCTTGAAGAAGAGGGCCTTGACTACACTGAACCGCAGCCAGGGCTGCTTAGAGTTGTGATATATT TCTGCTCCTTCTTTGCTCAAGAAATGCTTTTGCTCTTGGGATCAATTCTAATACCCCTTTCTATCTTCTGCACCTCTGCCAAATCTCCGACCTCTTCCTGTCTTTTCATTTGCTTTCGCTCCCGTTTTTCCGCTCTCTTAGATCCCAACTCTCTTCCTCCATCACCTTCTCAATGCTTCTCTCTCCTCCGCACCGCCGTCTCCACCTCCAACTTGCCTCTCGGCAAGTGCATTCATGCAGGTATTATTACCTCCGGCCAAACTTCAGATCGTTTCTTGGTCAACAACCTCATTACTATGTACTCCAAATGCGGTTCCCTCACCTCCGCTCGCCGATTGTTCGATAGAACTCTAGACCGAGACCTCGTTACCTGGAATTCCATTTTAGCTGCCTATGCGCAATCAGCGGATTCTCATTTTGACCATGTTACAGAGGGTTTTAGACTTTTTCGTCTTCTTCGTTGGTGTTATATTTACACTAGTAAGATGACTCTGGCTCCCTTGCTAAAGCTGAGCTTACTTTCTGGGTACATTTGCGCTTCTGAGGCAGTTCATGGGTATGCAGTGAAAATAGGTTTGGAGTGGGATGTGTTTGTTTCAGGAGCCCTTgtgaatatttattctaaatttggtTTAGTTAGGGAGGCTATAGCTATATTTGAGAGAATGCAAGAGAGGGATGTGGTGTTGTGGAATGTAATGCTCAAGGCATATGTGGAAAGTAGCATGGAAGAAGAGGCACTTGCTCTCTTCTCGGAGTTTCATCGGAGTGGCTTACGTCCTGACGATGCTACTGTTTTCTGCGTTATCAATGGGATATCTGATATTTGTTCCCATACAGGAAAGAAGTACATGGAGCAGATTCAAGCCTATGCAACTAAATTATTGTTCTATGATGATAATAATCCAAATGTGGTTATGTGGAATAAGAAATTGTCAGAGTATCTCCAAGCTGGTGAATATTGGGATGCTGTTAGTTGTTTTATACATATGATTAGATCATATGTGACATATGACAATGTGACATTAGTCGTGGTGTTGGCTGCAGCTGCTGGGACAGATAACCTAAGGTTGGGGCAACAGATTCATGGTATGGTTTTGAGATCAGGTTTTGATTCTGTGGTATCTGTTGCGAATAGTGTTATCAATATGTACTCAAAGCTGGGATTTGTATCTTTTGCAAAGAAAGTGTTTACTGGCATGAATGAACTGGATTTGATTTCATGGAACTCGATGATATCTTGTTTTGCACAGAATAATTTAGAACAGGAGTCCGTAAATCTACTTATAGGTCTTTTACGTGATGGGCTTCTACCAAATCATTTCACGTTGGCAAGTTTGCTAAGAGCTTGCTCCTCAATTGCAGAAGGGCTGTATCTATGTAAGCAGATTCATGTTTATGCAATAAAAACCTGTACAATTGCTGACACTTTTGTTTCAACTGCTCTTATAGATGTTTACTCAAGAAGTGGGTTAATGGCAGAGGCTGAATTTCTGTTCAAAAACAAAAATGAGTTCGATTTGGTGACATGGAATACAATGATGTCTGGGTACATAACTAGTAATGATATTCATAAAGCATTGGAACTTTTTGCTTTGATGCATAAAAGGGGAGAGAGTTCTGATGAGATCACATTAGCGACTGCTGCTAAAGCCTGTGGTTGCTTGGAGAGGTTGGAACAAGGGAAGCAAGTTCACGCTCATGCAATAAAGTTAGGTTTGGACTCAGAGTTATTTGTAAGTAGTAGTATTCTTGATACGTATATCAAATGTGGAGACATGGAAAATGCACACTTGCTTTTTAATGATATTCCTAAGCCTGATGATGTTGCATGGACAACTATGATATCAGGATGTGTTGAAAATGGAGATGAAAAACGTGTATTTTCAATTTACCATCAGATGAGACTCTCTGGAGTTCTACCTGATGAATATACCTTTGCTTCCCTTATCAAAGCAAGCTCTTGTCTAACAGCACTGGAACAGGGAAGACAAATTCATGCAAATGTGATCAAGCTGAATTGTGCTTCAGATACTTTTGTTGGGACTTCACTCATTGATATGTATGCCAAGTGTGGGAACATAGAAGATGCATattgtttttttaaaagaatgaaTGTGAGGGACAATGTCTTGTGGAATGCCATGTTGGTAGGTCTAGCTCAACATGGACATGGTAGAGAAGCTCTTCACCTCTTCCAAGTCATGAAATCTCAGGGTATTCAACCTGACAGAGTTACCTTTATAGGTGTCCTTTCTGCCTGTAGCCTTTGTGGGTTTGTCTCAGAAGCTTATGGGCATTTTTGTTCAATGCGAAAAGATTATGGTATTCATCCTGAGATCGAACATTATGCTTATCTTGTTGACGCTCTTGGCCGTGCAGGGCATGTTCAAGAGGCAGAGAAACTGATCTTATCAATGCCCTTTGAAGCTTCTGCTTCGATGTACAGAGCTTTGCTTGGTGCTTGTCATGTTCAGGGAGATATGGAAGCTGGAAAACGGTTGGCTACCAAGCTAATGGCCTTGGAGCCATCTGACTCAGCAACATATGTTTTATTATCCAATATTTATGCTGCAGCCAAGCAATGGGACGGTGCAAGTAATGCTAGGAGAATAATGCAGAGAAAGAATGTAAAGAAGGACCCAGGATTTAGTTGGATAGATGTGAAGAACAGAGTGCATTTGTGTGTGGTGGATGATGGATACCATTCTGATTCCTGA